The following nucleotide sequence is from Kineobactrum salinum.
TCAACGACCTCGACCACAAAGCGCGCCAGGTGATCTTCGGGTATCCAATCCTGCATGGAAGGCGGAAACAGATAGTCAGTCTCCCGATCCGCGGACCTCGACCGGCCATGCTGTCAGTTTTTTTTACATCCACCTCCCGCGGCAACCGGCATGCTGTGCCATCCGATTGATTTCAAACAGAAACTATGAAGTGGCACCGATTTTGCTGAACCCCAGCGGTGCCCAGCAGGTAGGTCTATAGCTCATCAACTCTAACCCAACAGCATGACCAGCAGGAGTGTATGCATGAAGAGTAAATTTCGCCCCAGGATGATCGGAGTGATTGGTCTAGTCGCTTTCTCAGCGGCCGTTAGCGCAGCTCCTATCTTGCAGCCTACGGGCGCCACCAGTAGCGTTGGCTTCTACAACTCCTCGATCCACTGGTCTCCTCAGAACACAATCAATCAATCCGGCCTGGCAGACACATACACGTCGCTGGTCACGGACTTTGACGAGTTCGTACCTAACACGCTGACTCTCGGCGGATCGAACAGTTTTAACGCTTGGTTCGCACCGCAGGGGGTTACTACAGGCACAATAACATTTGACCTTGGTGGAACTTTCACAATTGATGGCTTTGGATTGTGGACCGACTACCAAACCGTCGGACAGGGAGTTAATGACTTCACGCTTTTCGCTGCTCTCGACGACAGCTTCACTTCCTCGACGAGCCTTGGCTCATTCAACGCGGCCGAAGGGACGGGTGAAAGCGAGAACTTTGGACAAATCTTTTCCTACAGCCCAACGGAAGCCGCCTTCGTGAGTATGGTGATCACTTCGAATCATGGTTCGGATTTTACGGTCGGGTTCTCCGAGGCCGCGTTTCGCGTCGCGGGCCCCACCCTCCGCTCTCAACTGTTCCCCTGCCCGCTTCGCTATGGCTGCTGATCGCAGGATTTGGCGTCCTGGCTCTGACCCGTCGGCGAATCTGAAGCGGATGGTGAGACCGTGTACAGGCCGAGCCTCGTATTACTTGTATGACGCCCAGTTGGGCAGGAGCGGGTAGGGCATGAAGATCTGAATGTTGCGCACTCGTCATGCGCGCCAGGACCTCACGCAGGTAAGCTTGCGGGCCCACCGTTGACCCCCTCGACTTGGTCGGGGTCAGCACATTGGAATCGCGCTGGCCACTGCGCAGGAGACCCGCGAACAGCCAGTTGTCCCACGCTCCCCACTAGCCGCCGCCGTCCCGCTATCGGCCGCGGCTGGCCGAGAGAAGTTCGCCACCCGGCCCGGAGGCGCTCACAGCTCCGGGTCAGGGCGGCCAATGACGGCCAACGCTCGGAACCCGGTCTCACATAGTCACGTAATAGTGTGCCCACAAACATTACACTTTTATCGCGGAGCCCCGAAAGCGCGGTTGAGATCGACGTAAAGTGTAATGTTTCGATTCTAGCCCCAACCCAGTGTTAATGCGGGTTTCAGCGGTTTCACACAAATTAGGGTCGACTGAGCTCTACAGATATCGGCTGGATTCCACCCATATTTTTTTTGGACTCCGGAAGCAGTCGCAGATTCGAATTCTGCCGGGCGAGCCATTAAATCAGTATGCTACGGAAATATAGTCGCCTCGACAGACCCCGAAGATATAACTTCAACCCACATCCAGTCCCAAAGGACTGATGTCCCATCCCAACTTACCGAAGCTTCCAGAGCGCGATTCTGAAAGGCTGTCCATGGAAATGGCCCATTGCTCGCTGTGAGCTACGGCCCGATCCACTCCCGATTCCGCCAACCCCCATCCATCAAAACAGTCCAATACATTGCCATTCCAGACTAAAGCCCTACACTTAATGCTGTACAAATACGGGTCTTCCCCTATTCGGGTGGATCCATAGCCATTTCCCCGCTCTCCCCCTAAAATACCAGGCTCTAAATTGTCGGAATTGGCCTGGTTAGTCAATGGATGAATTGTCACTCTACGAACGCATTCTTGGGCTTCGTGATCCTTGGGCTGTTGAGCATGTCGAGCTGTCCGAGGACGAGGTGGTTCATGTGTATATCGAGTACGATCGGGATACTGAAATCCTCTGTCCTGCGTGTGGTTCGGCATGTCCCCGTTACGACACCCGCGATAAGAGTTGGCGACATCTGGACACTTGTCAGTTCCAGACCATTGTCCATGGCGCTGTGCCCAGGGCTCAATGCCATGAGCATGGCGTCTTACAGGTCGATGTTCCTTGGGCAGAAAGGAATTCCCGATTTACGCTTCTGTTTGAAGCGATGGCGATCAAATGGCTCAAAGAAGCCAGTATCAATGCAGTGAGCCGTCGCTTAGGACTCAGCTGGAATGCCATCGACGGAATCATGCGCCGTGCGGTAGAGCGTGGTCTGTCTGCCCGCCAATCGGTGGATTACCACCATATTGCTGTTGATGAAATTAGCAGCAAGAAGGGACACAGGTATTTAACCATTATCTCCAATGATTCAGGTCAGGTAGTTGATATCCGGGATGATCGCACTAAAGGCAGTCTCGGTGACTTCTATAAAAGCCTGTCGGAGTGGGATCTAAAATCAATTGAAACCGTCAGCATGGATATGTCGCCGGCGTACCTTTCGGCCACCAAAGAGCACTTGAGTGATTGGGATCAAAAAATCTGCTTTGATAAATTTCATGTGGCTATGGACCTAAACAAAGCCGTTGATGCCATCAGGAAGCAGGAGATGCGATGCGTCCCAACCGATTATAAAAAGCCTTTACATCTATCTCGCTTTAGTTGGTTGCGCTCCGAGGCCAGTTTAAAACGCCACCACCGAGACACCATTAGTGCGCTTTCTAAAGTGGCAAAGAAAACAGCTCGAGCATGGGCAATTAGGCAGTACGCGATGCAGTTATGGAATTACTCGAGTCGGGGCTGGGCTCAGAGAGCTTGGAGCCGTTGGTATAGCTGGGCAGCCAGATGCCGGCTGGGTCCGATTAAAACAGTAGCCGCCAGCATTAAAAAGAACCTTTGGGGCATCATTAATGCCATTGTTCATGGAAAAAGCAATGCTGGAGCAGAAAGTATCAACAGCAGAATCAAGCTGCTAAAGGTTCGCGCGCGAGGGTTTAGAAATAAAGAGCGCTTTAAGACAGCGATCCTGTTTCATTTGGGAGGCTTACGCCTATTGCCCGCCCACCTGAATTAGGGAAGACCCACAAATACACAGCACCAGGAAGACAGCCCCATGACCAATCTCGCCTTCCCTCCCATCCCCGTCGACTTTGACACCGACCATCTCGCCAACGAAATCACACTTCTCGCCGGCCAGATCAATGCCGCCAACCATCGGCTGCTCAAACTCATCGCCCAATTCGACCAACGCAAAGGCTGGAGCGGTGGCGGCACCGTGCGCTCCTGCGCCCACTGGCTGAACTGGAAATGCGGCATTGCATTGAGCGCCGCGCGGGAGAAAGTGCGGGTGGCGGGCTGCCTGGAATCCCTGCCGCAGATCGACACAGCCTTCGCCGCCGGTGAGATCAGCTACTCCAAGGTGCGAGCCATGACGCGGGTGGCCACGCCGGAAAATGAGGACTTCCTGCTGCGGATCGCCCAGTACGGCACCGCCAGCCATGTTGAAAAAGTGGTAGGCAAATACAGGCAGGTGACCCGCAAGAACGATGCCGAGGCGGAGCTGGAACAGGAGGCGGCGCGCAAACTGGTGTACTACCAGGACGATGACGGCATGTGGGTAGTCCACGCCAGGCTGCCCCAGGAGGCCGGTTCGCTGCTAGTGAAGGCCATCGAAACCGTGGTCGCACCGGTGCAGGAAGAGAAACAGGCACAACGCCGGGAGGAACAGAAGCGACAATCGCAAGAATCCGTTTCCGCAGAAACACAATCAAAGCCCTTCGAGACCAATGAACCCTTCCGCTTCCAGGAGTTGCTGGAACACAGCCGGGCGGACGCGCTGATCGCGATCGGTGAACACTTCCTCGCCACCGGCGGCACAAACGCTGGAATTGCGGCACTCAAAGGCAGCGAACGCTGCCAGATCGTGCTGCATGTCGATATCGAGACCCTCAGAAAGCAGCAACACGCTGCCGATTGCGAGTATTCACACTGCAATCAGGATGACAGGCGCTGGATTGCACCGCATACCGCCAGGCGCCTGTCCTGTGGTACCAGCCTGGTGACCGTGCTGAATGACGAGAACGGCAACGTACTCAATATAGGCCGCCGCTCCCGAACTGTCCCGGCCGCCATGAGCAGGGCATTGAAAATTCGAGACAAGACCTGCCGTTTCCCCGGCTGCTGCGAGTCGCGCTATGTGGATGCGCACCATATCCGGCACTGGATTGATGGCGGCGAGACCAGTCTCGATAATTTGGTGACTCTGTGTCGATACCACCACAGGCAGTTGCACCGGGGCGCATTCACCCTTTCCACCCAAAGCAACGGATCTGGCAGGCGGCTCGTCTTCAAGACACCCGCGGGCCGCATACTGGAAACAAGCCTTGCTCCCCAGTTCCCGGACGTCTCCGCGGAAACGCCCGGGACCGCGCTGCGAAACATTGCGCCGGATATCAATGCCAGAACGGCAATAACCCGCTGGACAGGGGAAAGTTGTGATTACGGGATGGCGGTAGACGCATTGCTGCAACGAGAGAGTATTGAGAAATCAGAGGTGGTCGGCCTTTGATGGAACTTGATCAGCGCAAGCTCCATTCAGCGGCTCCTTGCAGATCGCTGAAAGCGGCTCACGAAGACAGTGACTATCGAGGTCCAGAACATGGCCACGAGTCCGCCGGCGGCCACATCGGACGGCCAATGAACCTGCAAGTACAACCTTGAAAAGGCAACCAGCAATGCGAGCAGCAGTATAGCATTCGCCAATGCTTTCATGAGCGCCCCCTGTTCCAGAGTATGACTGCCAAGGGCAGGGCGAAGGCCAGCGCCTGTGTGCTGTGGCCACTGGGAAGAGCAGAGTCGAGGGGCAACATGATTACCGCTGATTCCTCGAGCCCGGGCCGGTCCCGCGCTATCAGGCGCTTGAGCAGATAGGTTGTCAGCGATGCGCCGTAGAAGACGGCACTAAAATAGTAACCGCGCCATTTGTGCCTCCCGGCAAACAGCACAATCGTCAGCAACGCCGCCAACGGGCCAAGCAGATAAAAGGATCCCAGCCAGGTCAAGATGCGAAAAAAAGTGTCCAGGAATGGCAAGTGCCAGAGAAGAAGTTCATCGAGGATCATGCGCTCCAGCGTTGGCTCTACCGGATCGGTGAGTTGTCCAACAAGACCGAGAAACAACAGCAGCGTCAATGACGCCACACAAGCTCCGATAACCGGTCTCACGCCGGGAGGTCCAAATGGATATGGCAGTGCTTGGAGTCTTCAAAACGTGTAGTTAACGCCAACATGGCGGTCGTCCATGCGGAGGTCATCAGAACTGTACGGTTTGAGTGAGTCTATGGCAAGCATCATCGAGAAGGCTCGGGTCAAAAAACGAGGCCGGGCATGTGACCCGGCCTCTCGGCGATCTATTCGCCTGACTTGCGCCTGTCGCGCTTCTCACGCCGCTTTTCTTTCAGGCTCTTCACTGCTGCCTTCCTGGGCTTTTCCTTGCTCATGCCGATTGCTCCATCGAATGACACAATGCCGGGCTGCCGCTGCTGTTCCGGACACAAGTTAGGGCTTTGCGGCAGAGAAGCTGCTTCATGGCGCAGACCCTCCTTCTTTTTCATCTCCATGCATTTCCGCTGTCGCAAGAATTTCAACGAGAAGAAAGCGGTATTCCATGCCACCAAGATCTACTTTGGCGATATCCCCCACTTTGCTCCCGAGCAAAGCGGCGCCCAGGGGTGAAAATACCGATATCCAGCCACGATCTGGGTTCGCCTTGCCAGAGGGCATCAGCAATAACTCGGCTTGCCCGCGATAGCACAGGTCTTCAACTCGTACGGTACTACCCAGCCGAGCCACCTTTGGAGCAGTGCCTGCCACTCCATGCTTGCTGTCGAGGATTTCCAGTCGATCGAGGATTCTTGCCAACTGGAACGGCTGGCCATATACCCGCAGGCTGCCGCAAAGAGAACGCAGCGAGGGCAGGAAACTGACGGTCATTTTTCTAACTCCCACAGAAACGCCACTGGCACATACGCGCCAATGATTACTTGTCGTCTTTAATCGTAAAGAGGAAGGACTGCCAGGCGCCCGAGAGCACCTGGCTCAACGGAGAAAGGTGGGGGCCTTTGCGAGCAAGAGACTATACGTCAAGTTCCACATAGAAAAATATACCGTGCAATACACTTTCAACATAGAAAGAACGCCGGAACCATAGCCCTTCCGTACAGCAAAAGCAAACGGGCGGCTGGAATAGCGGGCACGACCAGTCCGCACAAGGCCCTTATGCTCGTTGCGGCACCTCATTCGTACCCGCAGCCATCGCAACGAAGGCGTCCAGATAATCCAGCCCTGCGTCGGCCTCTCTGCGCCCCAGGTGAATCTGTTTGCCAACGCCCTCCTCGCCCATGCTTATCGCACACAGCGGCAGGGTTTGGGCGTAGTTCGCCACCAGCCAGTCCGGCAGTGCAGCGATGCCCCGGCCCGCCGCCACCATCTGCAGCATGATGTCAGTGGTCTCGATCATTTTGTGTTTGCGGGGACTGCAGCCGGCCGGTACAAAGAAATGGTTGAACACATCCAGCCGTTCAACCTCTACAGGGTAACTCAACAGTATCTCGTCTCTGACGTCTTCGGCGGCGAGCCAGGGCCTCGTCGACAGGGGATGATTTGCAGGCAGTACCAGCACCTGTTCATAGTCAAACACCGGGGTGAAATCCAGACCCGGTTTGTACAGCGGGTCAGGGGTGACCAGCAGGTCGATGTCGTGATTGAACAGCGCGGCAAGCCCACCGAACTGGAAGGCCTGTTTCACGTCCACATCCACGTCGGGCCACGCCTGGAAAAAAGGGGCGACCACCGTCAGCAACCACTGGTAACAGGGGTGGCACTCCATACCGATGCGCAATTCGCCCCGCAAGCCCTTCGCCATCTGGGCTATCTGTGTTTCGGCATACTCGAACTGCGGCAACAGGCGGTTGGCCAGCGCAAGCAGCTGCTGGCCGGCCGGAGTCAGGCGCAGATTGCGCCCGTCCCGCTGCCAGATGGCTGCACCCATTTGCTGTTCCAGCTTCTTGATGGCGTGGCTCAGGGCCGATTGGGTCAGGTGGAGGCTTGCCGCGGCCTCCGTCAACGTGCCCTGCCGGTCAACCGCCCGGACGATGGCCAGGTGATGACGGTCTATCATGAATTTTCCTCATCTATTTATGCAAACAAACCATTATTGTTCATAAGTGTATCTCACTACCATGGTCTCCGCTTACATCAGGGAGGTACCACCATGGCTATCATTCACAATCTGGGTTTTCCCCGCATCGGCGCCAGCCGGGAACTGAAATTCGCGCTGGAGTCGTATTGGAAGGGCCAAAACAGCGCCACCGAATTGCTGAGTACTGCCAGCACACTGCGGGCAAGGCACTGGCAACAGCAGTCCGGGCTGGACTGGGTTCCGGTGGGGGATTTCTCGCTTTATGACCAGGTGCTCGACATGAGCGTCACGCTGGGCAACCTGCCCCGGCGGGCGCAGGGTACCGGCGAACTGGATGCCTACTTCCGTGCGGCCCGCGGCCGTTCACAGGGAGACGGGGAACAGCAGAGCGCCCACGCTGCGGAAATGACCAAGTGGTTTGATACCAACTATCATTACCTGGTGCCAGAGCTCGATGCAGACACTCGGTTCACGCTCAATTGCGGCAGGATTCTGGCACAGCTCGCCGAGGCGGGGGAACACGGGGTCGCCGCAAAGGCAGTCATCATTGGCCCCGTCACTTACCTGCACCTGGGCAAGAGCAAGGATGGCAGCGACCGGCTGGCCTTGCTCGACCGGCTGCTGCCTGTGTACCGGGCGCTGCTGGACGAGCTTGCTCGCGCGGGAGTGGCGTGGGTGCAGATCGACGAGCCGGCGCTGGTCACCGACCTCGACAACGATTGGCGCGATGCATTCGAAAAAACCTACGCCTACCTGGCAGGTCACGGCCCGCGGAAGCTGCTGGCCACCTATTTCGGAGCCCTGGAGGACAACCTCGGCTTGGCGGCCAGCCTGCC
It contains:
- a CDS encoding HNH endonuclease signature motif containing protein, with the translated sequence MTNLAFPPIPVDFDTDHLANEITLLAGQINAANHRLLKLIAQFDQRKGWSGGGTVRSCAHWLNWKCGIALSAAREKVRVAGCLESLPQIDTAFAAGEISYSKVRAMTRVATPENEDFLLRIAQYGTASHVEKVVGKYRQVTRKNDAEAELEQEAARKLVYYQDDDGMWVVHARLPQEAGSLLVKAIETVVAPVQEEKQAQRREEQKRQSQESVSAETQSKPFETNEPFRFQELLEHSRADALIAIGEHFLATGGTNAGIAALKGSERCQIVLHVDIETLRKQQHAADCEYSHCNQDDRRWIAPHTARRLSCGTSLVTVLNDENGNVLNIGRRSRTVPAAMSRALKIRDKTCRFPGCCESRYVDAHHIRHWIDGGETSLDNLVTLCRYHHRQLHRGAFTLSTQSNGSGRRLVFKTPAGRILETSLAPQFPDVSAETPGTALRNIAPDINARTAITRWTGESCDYGMAVDALLQRESIEKSEVVGL
- a CDS encoding phosphatase PAP2 family protein, encoding MASLTLLLFLGLVGQLTDPVEPTLERMILDELLLWHLPFLDTFFRILTWLGSFYLLGPLAALLTIVLFAGRHKWRGYYFSAVFYGASLTTYLLKRLIARDRPGLEESAVIMLPLDSALPSGHSTQALAFALPLAVILWNRGRS
- a CDS encoding ISL3 family transposase is translated as MDELSLYERILGLRDPWAVEHVELSEDEVVHVYIEYDRDTEILCPACGSACPRYDTRDKSWRHLDTCQFQTIVHGAVPRAQCHEHGVLQVDVPWAERNSRFTLLFEAMAIKWLKEASINAVSRRLGLSWNAIDGIMRRAVERGLSARQSVDYHHIAVDEISSKKGHRYLTIISNDSGQVVDIRDDRTKGSLGDFYKSLSEWDLKSIETVSMDMSPAYLSATKEHLSDWDQKICFDKFHVAMDLNKAVDAIRKQEMRCVPTDYKKPLHLSRFSWLRSEASLKRHHRDTISALSKVAKKTARAWAIRQYAMQLWNYSSRGWAQRAWSRWYSWAARCRLGPIKTVAASIKKNLWGIINAIVHGKSNAGAESINSRIKLLKVRARGFRNKERFKTAILFHLGGLRLLPAHLN
- a CDS encoding LysR family transcriptional regulator encodes the protein MIDRHHLAIVRAVDRQGTLTEAAASLHLTQSALSHAIKKLEQQMGAAIWQRDGRNLRLTPAGQQLLALANRLLPQFEYAETQIAQMAKGLRGELRIGMECHPCYQWLLTVVAPFFQAWPDVDVDVKQAFQFGGLAALFNHDIDLLVTPDPLYKPGLDFTPVFDYEQVLVLPANHPLSTRPWLAAEDVRDEILLSYPVEVERLDVFNHFFVPAGCSPRKHKMIETTDIMLQMVAAGRGIAALPDWLVANYAQTLPLCAISMGEEGVGKQIHLGRREADAGLDYLDAFVAMAAGTNEVPQRA
- a CDS encoding phosphatase PAP2 family protein, with product MKALANAILLLALLVAFSRLYLQVHWPSDVAAGGLVAMFWTSIVTVFVSRFQRSARSR
- a CDS encoding GreA/GreB family elongation factor, encoding MTVSFLPSLRSLCGSLRVYGQPFQLARILDRLEILDSKHGVAGTAPKVARLGSTVRVEDLCYRGQAELLLMPSGKANPDRGWISVFSPLGAALLGSKVGDIAKVDLGGMEYRFLLVEILATAEMHGDEKEGGSAP